A region of the Campylobacter subantarcticus LMG 24377 genome:
TAAGATTTTTAATTCTTACCTTTAAACCATAAATACGCATATTCTAGCAAAGGGGTTTTGATAGAATTTTCTTTAGAAAATTGCTCAAAATCTTTTCTTTTTATCCAAATGGCTTGAATATCCTCTCCATCAATTCCACCACCATGACTAATTTTATCATCTTCATTAATTTCAGCATAAAATAAAAACTGTCTACTTACACCCGAACCAAAACCTGTATAAAACTCTCCTATTTTTTCTACAAGTTTAGGAGTATAACCTAACTCTTCTATACATTCTTCTTTAGCTATTTCCTCTAAACTCAAATTTTTATCAACAAGCCCTGAACAAAGTTCTATACTAAATCCCATCTCATCAAATTTTAAATTATTACGTTTTTGATAATCCCATAAAGGAATTCTAAATTGTTTTACAAAAATAAAAGAATCCTTTTGAGTATGATATAAAAAAACAGAAACACTATCTAATACTTCTATAAAATCCCAAGTATATTTTTTATTATCTTTACCTATATAAGTGTATCTTTTAGGTTTAATGTATTTTGAGTTGGAAAATTGCTCTTCTTGCAAATTTTTCATGTAAAATCCTTGTAATTTTACATCTATTATAGCAAAAATAAAAATCAGTGTAGAAAAATAAAGAGTGAGTTACTTTACATAAAAAGCAACTCAAAAGTAGCAAAAAGATGGTATTACATCATACCACCCATGCCTCCCATACCGCCCATGCCACTCATATCAGGCATAGCAGGTTTATCTTCTTTGATTTCACTAATTGTAGCTTCAGTTGTTAAAAGCATGCTAGCTACTGAAACCGCATTGAGTAAAGCCACTCTTTCTACTTTAACAGGATCAATAATACCACTTGCAAGCATATTTACATATTCACCTTTTGCAGCATCAAAACCAGTATTTTCTTCTTTACTATTTTCTACTGTATTTACAACTACACCAGCATCAAATCCAGCATTTTCAGCAATTTGTCTTAAAGGTGCTCTTAAAGCTCTTTCTACGATAGCTGCACCAATAGCCTCATCACCTTGTAAATTCAAGCTTATTTTTGATTTTGCCTTGATGAATGCAGCACCACCACCTATTACTATACCTTCTTCAACAGCAGCTTTTGTAGCACTTAATGCATCATCAACTCTATCTTTTTTCTCTTTCATTTCAGTTTCAGTAGCAGCACCAACTTTAATTACCGCTACCCCACCACTTAATTTAGCTAATCTTTCTTGTAATTTTTCTCTATCATAATCTGAACTTGTTTCAGTAATTTGAACTTTGATTTGATTAATTCTTGCATCAATATTTGCCTTTTCACCTGCACCATTTACAATAGTTGTATTATCTTTGTCAATAATTACACTTGATGCTTGACCTAAATCTTGGATGCTAGCACTTTCTAAAGTTCTTCCAAGCTCTTCAGAAATCACTTCGCCACCTGTTAAAATAGCAATATCTTCAAGCATAGCTTTTCTTCTATCACCAAAGCCAGGTGCTTTAACTGCTGAAATATTTAATACACCTCTTAATTTATTTACAACTAAAGTTGCTAAAGCTTCACCTTCAATATCTTCAGCTATAATTAAAAGTGGCTTTCCTGTTTTTTGGATTTGTTCTAAAACCGGCAACAAATCTTTCAAATTTGCAATTTTTTTATCAAAAAGCAAAATATAAGGATTTGAAAGTTCAGCTGTCATTTTTTCAGTATTTGTAATAAAATACGGACTTAGATAGCCTCTATCAAATTGCATACCCTCAACTACATTTAATTCATCATTGATTGATTTTGCTTCTTCAACAGTGATAACACCATCTTTTCCAACTTTTTCCATAGCATCAGCAATTAAATTTCCAATTTTCTCATCTGAATTTGCAGAAATTGTCGCAACTTGAGCTATTTCTTTTTTATCTTTAACTTCACGAGAAAGTTTTTTAAGTTCAGCTACTATAGCTTCGCAAGCTTTATCCATACCTCTTTTAACTTCGATAGGATTAGCTCCTGCTGTGATATTTCTTAAACCTTCTTTAAAAATAGCATGCGCTAAAACTGTTGCTGTTGTTGTTCCATCACCTGCTTGATCAGCGGTTTTACTAGCTACTTCTCTAACTAAAGAAGCGCCCATATTTTCCAAAGAGTCTTTTAATTCTACTTCTTTAGCTACACTCACACCATCTTTTGTGATAGTTGGAGCACCAAAACTTTTTTGGATTAATACATTACGACCACGTGGCCCCATAGTCACTTTTACTGCATCATTTAGTTTTTTAACGCCTTCATAAAGTTTATTTCTTGCTTCATCTGAAAAAAATATTTCTTTTGCCATTTTCTATCCTTTTTTTTATTTAATAATCCCTAAAACATCTTCAACATTAAGAACTAAATACTCTTCATTATCAAGTTTAATCTCTGTTCCACCATATTTTGCAAACATTACTTTATCGCTTACTTTGATATCTTCTATTTCTTTACTTACTGCAACAACTTCACCATTTAATGGTTTTTCTTTAGCATTATCTGGTATAATAATCCCAGAAGCAGTAGTTTTCATTTCTTCTAAGCGTTTTACTAAAATGCGCTTTCCTAGAGGTTGAAAATTCATTTTTTATCCTTTCTAAAATGTGCCAATTTTAGCACTCTTTGTTTTTGAGTGAAAGAATTATACATTAAAGAAAGTTAATTGTCAATAAATTAAGTAAAATATATCATATAAGTTTAGTCTATTACACTAAATTTTTATGATATATCATTATAAAGGTTTCTCATGAAAAAAATTCTTTACATTCTTTTAGGCGTAGTGTGTGCGGCATTACTAGCTATATATACATTATTATTTACAAGTATAGGCAACGCTTTTTTAAAGCCAAGAATCGAAACGATTATTGCTCAAAAAAGCGGTATGAATGTTAAATTTGAAAATTTTAAAATTAGTTTTTCACAACTTGACATTAAAGCAAATATTGATGATAAATTTTTTGCTAACATAGAAGGTGATATATCACCTTTAAGACTAGGATTTGGTCTAAACTATCTTTTAGGACTTAAACAAAATTATATTCAAGAACTTGGTTTAAAAAGCAATAAAGATTTTACATTTAAGGGTAATGTTGTAGGTAAAAGTAGCGAGTTTTCAATAAAAGGTAATGGATTTTTATTTGATTCTAATCTTAGCTTAGATGCAAAAATCGTTGATTTTTCTCCTATAAATCTTGAATTTATTGGTAAAAATATAGATTTAGCTCAAATTTTAGATTTTGCTAATCTACCAAGATACGCTCAAGGAAAAATTAGTATTATAAGCGATATACAAGCTAAAGATTTAAAACAAAATGGTAATACTTTGATTAATTTTTACACAAGTTCTATCAATAATACTCTAATTGAAAAAGATTTTAATCTAAGCTTGCCAAAACAAAGTTATATAAAAGGTGAGATAAGGTCTTTAATCCAAAACAATGAAGTTTTTTCTAAAAGTGAAATTTTAAGCAACTTCTTCAAACTTTATACACAAAAAAGTATCTATGATATAGCAAAACAAAGCTTAACTAGTGATTTTGATATCAAAATAGATGATTTGAATCAATTTTCAACCCTAGCCAAAATGAAACTCCAAGGTAAAAGTCAAATTCAAGGCAATTTACTTTTTGCAAACAATCAATTGCAAAAATTAGATGCTAACTTGCTTGGATTTGGTGGCAATTTAAAAGCTATTTTAGAAAATAGTAATCTTAACATCAACACAGCCGATATAGAAATAGCAGAGCTTTTAAAAACCATATCCATACCTGCTTTTATTAATTCTAAATTAATTTTAGATTTAAAGACACAAGGGCTTGATTTTAAAAATTTCAATCTAAATGCTAGGTTAAATAATGCAAATATAAATGTTATAGAATTTAAAAAACTAAGCAATCTTGATTTTCCAAAAACAACTTTTAACTTACAAGCTAAAGCAAATGCGAAAAATTCTTTGATTGATTATGAAGCTTTACTTGATTCAAGCATAGCAAAAATACCTCAACTAAAAGGCTCGTATAATCTTACAAACAAAGATTTAAAAGCACAAATTAGTGCTTTTGTGGATAATCTTAATAAATTAAAACCTTTAACCAAACAAGATCTCAATGGACCTTTAAATTTAGATGCCAAAGTTGATCTTAAGGCAAATCAAATTCAAAATTTTGATGCAAATATTAAGATCATGCAAGGCATTATCAATGCAAAATCTAATGGGAAAAGTT
Encoded here:
- a CDS encoding nudix-type nucleoside diphosphatase, with protein sequence MKNLQEEQFSNSKYIKPKRYTYIGKDNKKYTWDFIEVLDSVSVFLYHTQKDSFIFVKQFRIPLWDYQKRNNLKFDEMGFSIELCSGLVDKNLSLEEIAKEECIEELGYTPKLVEKIGEFYTGFGSGVSRQFLFYAEINEDDKISHGGGIDGEDIQAIWIKRKDFEQFSKENSIKTPLLEYAYLWFKGKN
- the groL gene encoding chaperonin GroEL (60 kDa chaperone family; promotes refolding of misfolded polypeptides especially under stressful conditions; forms two stacked rings of heptamers to form a barrel-shaped 14mer; ends can be capped by GroES; misfolded proteins enter the barrel where they are refolded when GroES binds) codes for the protein MAKEIFFSDEARNKLYEGVKKLNDAVKVTMGPRGRNVLIQKSFGAPTITKDGVSVAKEVELKDSLENMGASLVREVASKTADQAGDGTTTATVLAHAIFKEGLRNITAGANPIEVKRGMDKACEAIVAELKKLSREVKDKKEIAQVATISANSDEKIGNLIADAMEKVGKDGVITVEEAKSINDELNVVEGMQFDRGYLSPYFITNTEKMTAELSNPYILLFDKKIANLKDLLPVLEQIQKTGKPLLIIAEDIEGEALATLVVNKLRGVLNISAVKAPGFGDRRKAMLEDIAILTGGEVISEELGRTLESASIQDLGQASSVIIDKDNTTIVNGAGEKANIDARINQIKVQITETSSDYDREKLQERLAKLSGGVAVIKVGAATETEMKEKKDRVDDALSATKAAVEEGIVIGGGAAFIKAKSKISLNLQGDEAIGAAIVERALRAPLRQIAENAGFDAGVVVNTVENSKEENTGFDAAKGEYVNMLASGIIDPVKVERVALLNAVSVASMLLTTEATISEIKEDKPAMPDMSGMGGMGGMGGMM
- the groES gene encoding co-chaperone GroES, encoding MNFQPLGKRILVKRLEEMKTTASGIIIPDNAKEKPLNGEVVAVSKEIEDIKVSDKVMFAKYGGTEIKLDNEEYLVLNVEDVLGIIK